The Oryzias melastigma strain HK-1 unplaced genomic scaffold, ASM292280v2 sc01313, whole genome shotgun sequence genome contains the following window.
CATCAGGTAATGCTGCATGTTCTGTGTCAGGCTCCGTCATCTACTACGACCTGCTGGTGCCTGAAGAGGAGCGGCACGACTCTGGTCTGAGGAGGAACAAAGAGACTCTGAGCACAGAGCTCCAGCTCTGGGAGAGCTACCTGCAGAACGTATGTAGTCAGCAAACACACCTGTCCCCCACAGTTTGACAGCATCTCCTCTGCTTGCTGCATGAAGGTGGCTGCAGGCTCCTACCTGGCTGGGCCCTTCTCCTTAGCAGATGTGGTCGTTTACCCCAACGTTGCTTTTGCCTTCAGATTCGGGTATGGCGCTGGTTCCTGGATGTGCAGATCCACATGGTTTGTTTGATGTGAAGGTTCTGGGTTTTCCTCTTTCAGCCTGTCTGCTGGACGCTTCCCCAAACTGGCCAAATACTACAGCTTGCTGAAGGACAGGCCCAGCATCCGAGCCAGCTGGCCTCCACAGTGGATGGCCAGCACACGGGGTTACGACGTCCTGAAGGACCTGTAGACGGCAGGAAGCGGCGCTCTTCAGTCTGCCCGCCTCTTCTgaagttaataaataaacattaaataaacatgtCTTCAAAAAATCTGCTGTGTGTCTGTGAACTCTTGCAGTTTTcagcaatgaaacaaagtttttggAGAGAATTTAGCAAATAATCCACAAAGATAGACTCAGCATTTGATCTGATTCCAgacaaatctgatttttaaagttttttaagtcatttttttgtattatttctagtgaataaactaaacaaacttcaaataaaaacaggaaattctaTCTTTAAATCcgacagaaaatattttttctgcctTCCAAACGTGCATCAAAGGAAatctgatgtttgtgttttatgccTCGACTTTACAACTTTAGTGAAGATCGATTTGAATCCCATTTTTTAAACCCTCATGACCACATACCATTATCTCCTATTCATACTTTCATTATAAAGCTTTTCTAAACTCTTGCTGGTGTGGAGACAGCAGGACTTGTGAAGTTCAGGTCAGAAGATTCCTAAGAGAGGAATCTATCACAGCATGTGGACCTTTTTCATTCACACTTCTGGTTTGATCTTTTTATGCCTCaagttttaagtgttttttgtttgactttttcttcctctcaccaagatgttcttttctttttgtctgtacAAGTGTGAGAACATCTCCTCTAAccctcatgtgtcaaagtcaaggcccgggggccggatccggccctccaggtaattctatccggccctccagatcattttagtttattgttattaatgacccgatgttatgctgcgcttatttctaacttgtataattttgacataatatatttttttatggagagtaaaatatctaaagttatttaaggtttaagttgatttattctggaataatattgctgtgttttgattattcataattatgttacaaggttacagttttaacgttttaaaaattggcattctgctagctttttggattactGTGACGtttaataagatttttaggctattttgaagtttagttaacattttagctacacattagctgttttgaataacctgtttttttgtgtattagcttcagcatttttagctatcaattttagcttcttcagctttcagcactagATCCTTCAgaggctaaattcagcttacagcattcacactagcattatcacaggtaatgctatatatctagttcataattatgttaaaaagttacagttttaaagttttaaaaatgtagttttagagtgttgaataaatgtttatcctgttcgacataaggcgtgttttggattttgaccccttgtgcgattgagtttgaaaccTCTGATATAGAAGGCTTGTCTTGAACTATCTGGaagcaaaaatagaaatcaaagACACTGAGGAGGACTTataatcaagaaaaaatatttttcatttattgtcaaTTAACTTCAACTTACTACaagcaaaaattgtttttagattctgtcatgatccagtgcttcagttctgtcatgttctgttttcctgacagtctctccatgttcaggttaatcatccacagctgttttcacttagttaatcaacctcagtgtctTCAAGTGTCTGGTCATCTGTTCTGCTCTGTCACTGGGttcttctcctggttttgtcatggttaagttgatttttatgttaatgtttcTGCCAACAAGTCTTGTTAAAATAAGATAATCCTTTATTGTCACTATCTTATAGAGATGGAGAAACCAAAGCTTTGTGAAccactgaaccaaaatgaaccaaattgtATTGAAATGGTTTGGGGTTGGGAAGCATTTGACACACTAAAAATAGTGACATCTGTTGGCCGGACAACAAAATTGCATCACTATGGAAGATAAAAAAGACCAGTGTGTCATGAAAGTGTGAGTCATTGTGTGTTAAGCATTAAAACTTTTATGATTTCTGAAATCtgtttctttcataaataatcATAACAAGGTTGTgtcaaattaatatttcatgaTTAAAATTTGTAAACCAAATACTGTTTGTTTGGGAGATGGGTTTAAAAACAATAAGTGATATCTTTAAAACACCACATTTCATGAAAGAAATGGAACAGTAAAATCATTGTGGAACCTCTAATATGTAGGCCCATCTGTGCTGAATATGTGCATACatttattaacatgaaaaatgttagGTGTGTAAATCAATCTCTGATTAAAAATGCCAGTGAATAAACTGTTCTACCAAACTGACTTCAAATTTGACCGTGTCCCTCTTTTATAATGGCTCACTTGCTGGTTATCCTTAGAAAAACCAGCTTCCTAAGAACATCTACAGTCACCTCTTTAGATCGTGATGCTGCTTTCATTGATTTATAACtagcaataatataaaatgatgcccaaaatgaattgttaatactaaaaacatgtttttctgtgtttcattcatttatttacagcacataaaatgtaaaaaaataaatgacgaATTGTGACgaataaaaaggggaaaaaaacattcaaaaaagga
Protein-coding sequences here:
- the LOC112138349 gene encoding glutathione S-transferase A (The sequence of the model RefSeq protein was modified relative to this genomic sequence to represent the inferred CDS: added 168 bases not found in genome assembly), with the protein product MAKSMSLLWGAGSPPCWRVMITLEEKKLQGYKRKLLSFEKGDHKSQEVLEVNPRGQLPAFKHGDLIVNESTAACLYLEQFQSQGNRLIPDSPAEQALMFQRMMEGLSLTDKLSSVIYYDLLVPEEERHDSGLRRNKETLSTELQLWESYLQNVAAGSYLAGPFSLADVVVYPNVAFAFRFGLSAGRFPKLAKYYSLLKDRPSIRASWPPQWMASTRGYDVLKDL